From the genome of Mixophyes fleayi isolate aMixFle1 chromosome 2, aMixFle1.hap1, whole genome shotgun sequence, one region includes:
- the NHLRC3 gene encoding NHL repeat-containing protein 3, producing the protein MEGAIHVMQDLLNRTHWRGSDIAICLWFHKTSSLSSNMKLKSSFCISAMVVSLTLLVLLFSVAKQEVWAYPVKTAPQQLYKLDVGWPRNPDHFTGVPYDVAVDHLNSLIYVAQRGDNVSKVLVFTEEGYFKESWDTDTLEMPHGIFAVTSPESQRSLWITDVGQGAYGHTVKQYSPSGDLLKVLGTPGIAGSSLSPLQFDQPAAIFIEGTDVYIVDGDGGLNNRLLKLTGDFNLQWTMGGNGTNPGQFYIPHHVLVDDVGRVWVADRGNKRIQVFDTLTGGWIGSWGSCFSEDGPYSVRFTSDRKYLVVAQLNISRVMFLAVPPVGSIGDCLVVSTIQMADGVRPHLVDVNRNTGSVYVAELGAEQVQKYVPV; encoded by the exons ATGGAAGGAGCAATTCATGTGATGCAGGATCTTCTAAATAGGACACACTGGAGAGGAAGTGACATTGCTATATGTCTATGGTTTCACAAGACTTCTAGTTTAAGCAGCAACATGAAGTTAAAATCCAGTTTCTGCATATCTGCTATGGTTGTGAGCCTGACCCTTCTTGTGTTACTTTTCTCTGTGGCTAAACAGGAG GTGTGGGCTTATCCAGTGAAAACCGCTCCACAGCAGCTCTACAAATTGGATGTTGGCTGGCCTAGAAATCCTGACCATTTCACCGGTGTCCCCTACGATGTAGCTGTAGACCATCTAAACTCGCTAATATACGTAGCTCAG AGAGGGGACAATGTATCCAAAGTGCTGGTGTTTACAGAGGAAGGATATTTTAAGGAATCCTGGGATACAGACACCCTTGAGATGCCTCACGGTATATTTGCAGTGACTAGTCCTGAGTCCCAACGGTCCCTATGGATCACTGATGTGGGGCAAG GAGCTTATGgacacacggtaaaacaatattcacCATCTGGGGATCTACTTAAAGTCCTTGGCACACCAGGTATAGCAGGATCAAGCCTGAGCCCACTTCAGTTTGATCAGCCTGCAGCCATCTTCATTGAGGGAACTGATGTGTACATTGTGGATGGAGATGGAGGGCTTAACAACCGGCTTCTCAAGCTCACTGGAG atTTCAATCTGCAATGGACTATGGGAGGTAATGGAACAAACCCGGGGCAATTCTATATTCCTCACCATGTGCTGGTAGATGATGTGGGACGT GTTTGGGTGGCAGATCGCGGGAATAAAAGGATACAGGTGTTTGATACTCTCACGGGAGGATGGATTGGATCATGGGGCAGCTGTTTTTCAGAAGACGGACCCTACTCAGTCAG atTCACATCAGACAGGAAGTATTTGGTTGTGGCCCAGCTGAATATAAGCAGAGTAATGTTCTTGGCTGTTCCTCCAGTGGGGAGCATTGGGGACTGCCTTGTTGTAAGCACCATCCAGATGGCCGATGGGGTCCGACCTCATCTAGTAGACGTTAATAGAAACACTGGCTCAGTTTATGTTGCAGAACTCGGTGCTGAACAAGTGCAGAAATATGTGCCTGTATGA